Below is a genomic region from Medicago truncatula cultivar Jemalong A17 chromosome 3, MtrunA17r5.0-ANR, whole genome shotgun sequence.
GTGGACGTACGTTGACGAGTTGGATAACGAGGAGATGGAGTAGGAGGATCAACAGTCATAGGAGGTGATTGGACAGCCGGGGGGACATTATCATCTTGGGGAATAGAGTTTATCCTGCAACTCTCAATATTACTATCACTTGAAACGTTATCATTAGAACCAAACGGATCAATATGAATTAGTGGTGAACTTATAGTAGACTGGGAGTGAGAGGAAAATGAGTAAAATGGGATGTGCTCAAGAAAAACAACATGACGAGAAACATAGAGTTTTCTTGTATGAGGTTCATAACAACGATAACCCTTTTGACCATCTCCATAACCCAAAAAGACACACATAGCAGAGCGAGAAGACAATTTACTACGTTCAACTTGCGGACGAAGAACAAAACAAGTTGAACCAAAGACTTTCAGAGAGGAATAATCAGGTATAGAGGCATACAATTTTTCAAAAGGAGACAAACCTGATATAACTGACGAAGGGATTCTATTAATAGCATGAACAGCGGTAAGCACTGCTTCACCCCAAAACTCACTAGGAACTGAAGCAGACAACAAAAGGGAACGAGCAGTTTCAATAATATGACGATGTTTCCTTTCAGCAACCCCATTCTGTTGAGGAGTATCAGTAcaagatgtttgatgaattgtGCCATCAGAAGCAAGTAATTCAGAAAATTTATTTGAGGTATATTCACCACCTAAGTCACAACGAAAGCACTTTATAACAGCATTATGTTGAGTTTTTACCAAAGCACGAAACATAtgataaatttcaaaaaattcagagcggtttttcataagataaacCCAACAATAACGAGTATAATCATCAATGAACGAGACATAATATCTAGATCCACCTTTAGTAAAAACTGGTGATGGACCCCAAACATCTGAATGAACTAAATCAAAAGGTGAGTACGAAACAGAGACACTTTTAGTAAATGGTAAAGCTGAAAATTTTGCAAGTTTACAACCACAACAATCTGAAATATCACTGGTTTGTAACTTTCCTAAAGCTCCAGTAGAAGCCAAATACTTTAATCTAGAAGCAGAAACATGTCCAAGACGAGAATGCCACAAATAAAaactagaagaagaagaatttaaACGAAAACTAGATAATAACTCAGTAGTGGATGTTGCGGCTGCAGTGTCAAAAGCTCTCAAGTGATCCAAAACATAAAGTCCCCCTTGTCTATGGCCTATCCCAATCAGCCTCCCGGAATGTGGATCCTGTACACAAcaagaattggaagaaaatataattgaataaCCGAAATCACACAATTGACTAACAGAAGCAAGGCTCAAAGTAAGCTTAGGAATATGATAAACATTAGAGAGAGACAAGTTAGAGGTAGAGACCGAACCAATGCCTGCCAATGGCATAGGGGTGCCATCAGCAGTCATAACAGACATAGATGAGACAGGATTCATAGACACAAAAGATTTATCATCATATGACATATGGTGTGATGCTCCAGAATCAAGAATCCATATGGAAGGAGAATTACCTGACACACTTGAAGAGTTCAAACCTTTAGGAGAAGAGGCAGACATGGCATGTGACTGAGTGGAAAGAAACTTCTGAAGTTGCTCTGTAATATCAGATAGTTGAGAAGCTGTATCAGATGAGTATGCATAACCAGAACTAGATCCAACAGTAGAAGAAGCAGAAGGAGCAACAGCAACAACATTTGATGACGGACCCCTGAAATTCTTTCTATTTGCTCTCCCTAATTTCGGACATTGTGCTTTCCAATGACCTTTTTCTTTGCAAAAAGCACATTCATCATTACCGATCCCAACCCTCCCTTGAGGTTTTCCTCTTTGAACAGGAGCAGCAGCAAAAACAGATGAAGGAGTGGAGAGAATACCCTTATCTGACATAGTGGAATGAGTCTTGAGTCGAATTTCTTCTGCCAACAATTCACTAACTACTGATTCAACATTAGGAAGAGGTGTACGATGCAGAATACCCCCACGAAGCCCCTCAAAATCATCACGAAGAGCCATCAGAAACCATACTAGACGTTGTTCTTCCCTTTGATCAATGTAAGCTTTCACTGCTTTCAACTGATTAGATTCCATAAGAGCCAACTGATCCCACAAATTTGTCATGGCCGAATAGAATTCTTGAATGGTCATATTGTTCTGCTTGAGGGCCCTAATATCACTTTCGAGTTGATATCGTTTTGCAAAGTTTGATTGAACGTATAATCGTTTCAGATGATCCCAAATCTCTTTAGCAGTGTCATATTTTGCTAGTTGCACACCTATGGACTGATCAACAGAGTTATTAATCCAAGTAATAATTTTTGAATTACTTTTCATCCATGTTTTCAAAGCTTGAGCATATTTATCAGCATCCTTTTTGTCAGTGGGTTTAACAACAGTTTCATCAATATAACCCCACATATCTTTTCCTATCAGAAAATTTTTCATCACATAACTCCAATAAGAATAGTTCTGTCCTATAAGATGAACACTAACAGCTTGAAGCGAATCATCCTTATCACTAGCCATACCaaacaatcacaaaaaaaatccaacacacacaATCACAGAAAACAATAACAGAAAATTAGGGATAACCTGTCAGTCACGAACAGAACAAATCCACCAACGGAATAACACCTGAACCAGAGAGAAGAATTGCGCCGGAAAGTTCCGCCGGAAACAGAGGTGGTGTGTCGGAGATGAAAACGAAGGGAGGAAACCaaatcaaaaaagaaatcaaaaccaaattgcaagatcaaccacagctctgataccatgttaacaTAGACAATCTAGCAGCATAGCATTaggaggaagaagagaaagagcacTGACAGAGAAGAAGAACCCGTAAGAAGGCTAGGGTTCATTAACAATTGTGAACAAAAACTAACCTGTACATAGttatacaacatatatatactaTAGAATGGGAATTGTCTAAAGTACCCTTACTACtaactaataataattatatctaACAATTATGAGTAGTGATACATGCACACCTATTGGTGGCATACACACTTAAACCTCCACACAAACATGTGACATGTGGCCTAGACCCCACAAACACTTTGTCTCTCTTCCTTTTCATCCATCTCTCTCCTCTCAAATATATGGGGGTGTATGGGTGGTATGAAATTATGAGTGGTCTACCATATTGTTGGTTAAACCTGGCTGAATAAGGTTCCACTGTAGAACCAAGTGCAAACTCTGTGGCTATTTGCACAAAACCACTACAGGTAAGATCAAAGCAACCTGTTGACTGGTATGAATCTTTCTGCACCGCAATCAAGAAACCAAAAATCAACGTTGCTCTCTCTAGATTCGTGGAATCATACAAAACAACTTGGTATAAGATAAGAAAAtacccaacaacaacaaaaattgaagGGAAGAAAGTGGaaagacaaaatatataaataaatataaaagaacTTACAGTCCAAGCGGTAAACAATCGGGAGTTGTGGTCACCATACAACTTCGGATTAACCTAACCATAACATATAGAGAGAGCATTAGGCATGTGTACTCGTATCCATAAAATCAGAGGTTGTATATATTTAATCATATACTATATTATACTATATAGCTAAGAAACAACTAGAAAAGTATGTGTTAATTAATGGTTGATCTTGACTTTGAGGGAGGGTGATCGATCACTAACCGCCCAACCTGCTTCGATGGTTTCAATTTCAAGACCATTGGCAGCCTTAAGCCATATTTGAGCAGTAGTGAAATCTTCTGGTCGTTCAACCTTTGGATTCCATATATTAATATTTCCTAGGGCGCCTATAAAATTGTATCCAAATGTCGCAAGATGTGCATCCTGCATGATCACACCACAAACTTATAATTCATATACATTCATTATACTGCAATAAATTAgctaagaaattaaaatgatcAGTTGTGTGTGCACATGTATAAAACTAATATCAGGTGTGATATTTTACCGAGCGATTTATCGTTATAGACGATACATCATCGGTAGCACTGAGGTTGGAGAAATTAAGGTTTGTGGTATTTGTTGAATTCACATAAGGTTCCGGGGGTTTTTGTCCAAATCGATCAAGTGAAACAGCTCTCAACAAGTCATCCTTTTGAATTCTACGAATAGGTACGGTTCCTTTTGGACAACTTCCGCTTTTCGTCCATGTTTGAAACACATTAGAGCTTGCATTTGAAGTAACTTTTGTGCTTGAACTTTGGGATCCAAGAAGAAAAGCAGGTATCCTCTACACAATTTGTTAGGTTAAGATACACAATTCATTAGTTTGATAACGATGAGAGGAATCAAAGTTGAAATGAAAATTACAGGTAGTAGTAATTAATAACGTACCTTAATAGTGTGATTTTTTAAGGCAGGATGGTCAAAAGCGGGTTGTTTGTAAATATCGACACAATCAATAATGTCACCATCTTCACTCTGCATAAAATATGAAGTCAAATTTGTCTGTCGACACAACAATTCAAAATCTTCTAAGGCATAATATTCTTAGCGtgtattaataatattttcgccgtttcaaaaaaaataaactaactaAACGATTTGATTTACGTGCATATATAATAAATTCTAAACTGCAGATATTTGTTcatattcataaaaataaatttgtctaGAATGTAAAATCTAAACTGATTGTCTAACTGGAATGGCAGAGATATATGGAATTGCATACCTTGATGGATTTCACTGCAGGCTTGTTTAGAAGTTTCAATTTGGCTTCAATTTCTCTTTCTAAAGATGATGATGTTGCTTCAACTTTCGATACTAGAATGGTATTACACAAGCCAAAGAACATCCAAAGCAACAATATGGCAACCTTGCATTTCCCCATTCCACCTTGAGATCCTTCCTtcatttctccttttttttaataggttttataatgtattttattttactttgacAAATGGGTGTCTTTTATAGGGGTTTGACAAAAAGGtgttgttaatatatttattcaataaaaaaaatcttttttttgctaataataaaatatttattgtgacatttatattttctttttaggggtgtgacatttatatttgtagattcatttcataataataaaatatttattgtgacatttatattttctttttaggggTGTGACATTTATATTTGTAGATTCATTTCATAAGgaaatgtattttttgttttactcCTCCCTCCTTTGCAAATtcgttttagaaaaataaaatatacatttgtgaattgactatgttttttttaattcttgtgTAGACAGACAAATTTgacttcatattttattttggac
It encodes:
- the LOC112420276 gene encoding uncharacterized protein — translated: MFFGLCNTILVSKVEATSSSLEREIEAKLKLLNKPAVKSIKSEDGDIIDCVDIYKQPAFDHPALKNHTIKRIPAFLLGSQSSSTKVTSNASSNVFQTWTKSGSCPKGTVPIRRIQKDDLLRAVSLDRFGQKPPEPYVNSTNTTNLNFSNLSATDDVSSITINRSDAHLATFGYNFIGALGNINIWNPKVERPEDFTTAQIWLKAANGLEIETIEAGWAVNPKLYGDHNSRLFTAWTKDSYQSTGCFDLTCSGFVQIATEFALGSTVEPYSARFNQQYGRPLIISYHPYTPIYLRGERWMKRKRDKVFVGSRPHVTCLCGGLSVYATNRCACITTHNC
- the LOC112420333 gene encoding uncharacterized protein isoform X2 → MWGYIDETVVKPTDKKDADKYAQALKTWMKSNSKIITWINNSVDQSIGVQLAKYDTAKEIWDHLKRLYVQSNFAKRYQLESDIRALKQNNMTIQEFYSAMTNLWDQLALMESNQLKAVKAYIDQREEQRLVWFLMALRDDFEGLRGGILHRTPLPNVESVVSELLAEEIRLKTHSTMSDKGILSTPSSVFAAAPVQRGKPQGRVGIGNDECAFCKEKGHWKAQCPKLGRANRKNFRGPSSNVVAVAPSASSTVGSSSGYAYSSDTASQLSDITEQLQKFLSTQSHAMSASSPKGLNSSSVSGSTFREADWDRP
- the LOC112420333 gene encoding uncharacterized protein isoform X1, with protein sequence MASDKDDSLQAVSVHLIGQNYSYWSYVMKNFLIGKDMWGYIDETVVKPTDKKDADKYAQALKTWMKSNSKIITWINNSVDQSIGVQLAKYDTAKEIWDHLKRLYVQSNFAKRYQLESDIRALKQNNMTIQEFYSAMTNLWDQLALMESNQLKAVKAYIDQREEQRLVWFLMALRDDFEGLRGGILHRTPLPNVESVVSELLAEEIRLKTHSTMSDKGILSTPSSVFAAAPVQRGKPQGRVGIGNDECAFCKEKGHWKAQCPKLGRANRKNFRGPSSNVVAVAPSASSTVGSSSGYAYSSDTASQLSDITEQLQKFLSTQSHAMSASSPKGLNSSSVSGSTFREADWDRP